Proteins encoded together in one Urocitellus parryii isolate mUroPar1 chromosome 3, mUroPar1.hap1, whole genome shotgun sequence window:
- the Adat3 gene encoding putative inactive tRNA-specific adenosine deaminase-like protein 3: MESAPGLTEQRGQKARSPAREPAPWQALPVLSEQQSKDVELVLAYAAPILDQRQTSRLLREVSAIHPLPAHPHLKRVRRSPDAHGPHALEMLLCLVGPATGSCSLAELLPRPAVDPQGLGQPFLVPVPAWPPLTRGQFEEAQAHWPISFHEDKQVTSALAGQLFSAQERAVMQSHMERAVQVAQQAAARGLRAVGAVVVDPVSGHVLATGHDCSCAGSPLLHAVMVCVDLVAQGQGRGTRSFRRHPACSFVPAAAQCVRVGAVRKLEEAEAEDGLPYVCTGYDLYVTREPCVMCAMALVHSRIQRVFYGAPSPDGALGTRFRIHTQPGLNHRFQVFRGVLEDQCRCLDPDT, from the coding sequence ATGGAGTCCGCGCCTGGCCTCACAGAGCAGCGTGGTCAGAAGGCAAGGAGCCCCGCGAGGGAGCCAGCGCCGTGGCAAGCGCTCCCGGTCCTGTCGGAGCAGCAGTCCAAGGACGTGGAGCTGGTGCTGGCCTATGCTGCGCCCATCCTCGACCAGCGCCAGACCTCACGCCTCCTCAGGGAGGTGTCGGCCATCCACCCACTGCCCGCCCACCCTCACCTCAAGCGGGTGCGGCGCAGCCCAGATGCCCACGGCCCCCATGCCCTGGAAATGCTGCTCTGCCTGGTGGGACCCGCCACTGGCTCGTGCTCTCTGGCCGAGCTCCTCCCCAGGCCAGCTGTGGACCCCCAGGGACTGGGACAGCCCTTCCTGGTGCCTGtgcctgcctggcctcccctgACCCGGGGCCAGTTTGAAGAGGCTCAAGCCCACTGGCCCATATCCTTCCACGAGGACAAGCAGGTGACCAGCGCCCTGGCCGGGCAGCTCTTTTCAGCCCAGGAGCGGGCAGTGATGCAGAGCCACATGGAGCGGGCCGTGCAAGTGGCCCAGCAGGCAGCAGCCCGAGGCTTGAGGGCCGTGGGAGCCGTCGTGGTGGACCCGGTCTCGGGCCACGTGCTGGCCACGGGCCATGACTGCAGCTGTGCCGGCAGCCCCCTGCTGCATGCCGTCATGGTGTGTGTGGACCTGGTGGCCCAAGGCCAGGGCCGGGGCACCCGCAGCTTCAGGCGCCACCCAGCCTGCTCCTTCGTCCCAGCTGCAGCCCAGTGTGTGCGGGTAGGCGCCGTGCGTAagctggaggaggctgaggccgagGACGGCCTGCCCTATGTGTGCACCGGCTATGACCTCTATGTCACCCGTGAGCCCTGTGTGATGTGCGCCATGGCCCTGGTGCACTCCCGCATCCAGCGGGTCTTCTACGGGGCACCCTCGCCTGACGGTGCCCTGGGCACACGCTTCCGCATCCACACCCAGCCAGGCCTCAACCACCGCTTCCAGGTCTTCCGCGGGGTGCTCGAGGACCAGTGTCGCTGCCTAGACCCCGACACCTAG
- the Scamp4 gene encoding secretory carrier-associated membrane protein 4, with the protein MSGKENNFPPLPRFLPLKPCFYQDVASEIPAEHQVLVKRIFRLWMFYCATLVVNLVACLAWWIGGGAGANFGLALVWLLLFSPCSYVCWFRPAYKAFRADSSFNFMAFFFLFGAQFVLTVLQAVGFSGWGACGWLAAINFFQTSIGAAVVMLLSAIMFSLSAAMMAVAIMKVHRIYRGTGGNFQKAQTEWSTGAWRNPPSREAQYNNFSGNSLPEYPTVPNYPASGSQWP; encoded by the exons ATGTCAG GGAAGGAGAACAACTTCCCGCCCCTGCCCAGGTTCCTGCCGCTCAAGCCCTGCTTCTACCAGGACGTCGCCAGCGAGATCCCCGCGGAGCACCAGGTGCTGGTGAAGAGGATCTTCCGGCTGTGGATGT TCTACTGTGCCACCCTGGTGGTGAACCTCGTCGCCTGCCTGGCCTGGTGGATCGGCGGAGGCGCAGGCGCCAACTTCGGCCTGGCGCTGGTCTGGCTGCTGCTCTTCAGCCCCTGCAGCTACGTGTGCTGGTTCCGTCCGGCCTACAAGGCCTTCCG AGCCGACAGCTCCTTTAACTTCATggccttcttcttcctcttcggAGCCCAGTTTGTCCTGACTGTCCTCCAGGCCGTTGGCTTCTCAGGATGGGGCGCGTG TGGCTGGCTGGCAGCGATCAACTTCTTTCAGACCAGCATTGGGGCTGCCGTGGTCATGCTGCTTTCAGCCATCATGTTCTCCCTGTCTGCCGCCATGATGGCAGTTGCCATCATGAAG GTGCACAGAATCTACCGTGGGACTGGTGGAAACTTCCAGAAGGCACAGACGGAGTGGAGCACCGGTGCCTGGCGGAACCCCCCTTCCCGGGAGGCCCAGTACAACAACTTCTCGGGGAACAGCCTGCCCGAGTACCCCACTGTGCCCAACTACCCGGCCAGTGGCAGCCAGTGGCCTTAG